From the genome of Solidesulfovibrio carbinolicus, one region includes:
- a CDS encoding SH3 domain-containing protein, with protein sequence MTATTCMLRRWGGLGMLLAAAMMLGGCLGGKTASGPVDPASVYKVAAPLANLLDCPSLTCDVLEDLHDGDRVSVVTVVPGGWVEVRALGSGKQGFLLARLLARP encoded by the coding sequence ATGACGGCGACAACTTGCATGCTGCGGCGGTGGGGGGGCTTGGGGATGCTGTTGGCGGCGGCCATGATGCTGGGCGGATGCCTGGGCGGCAAGACGGCGTCCGGGCCGGTGGACCCGGCCAGCGTATACAAGGTGGCCGCGCCGCTGGCCAATCTGCTCGATTGTCCGAGCCTGACCTGCGATGTGCTGGAAGACCTGCATGACGGCGATCGGGTGTCGGTTGTGACGGTCGTGCCCGGGGGCTGGGTGGAAGTGCGGGCCCTTGGGTCGGGTAAACAGGGATTCCTGTTGGCCAGATTATTGGCCCGGCCGTGA
- a CDS encoding peroxiredoxin, producing the protein MHDHDHEEYDECCTEIPEASVGQPVVDFSLKVYDPAEGFFGEMDMEKLMEDGKWVILFFYPADFTFVCPTELADLAAKHEELKKLGFEVFSVSTDTEFAHLAWRNSEKLLENVQYKMAADPTGKVSRYFGVYDEESGLALRGTFIINPDGVLVSKEINFYNVGRNADELLRKCQANVYLREHPAEACPAKWTPGDKTLTPSEQLVGKVYEALS; encoded by the coding sequence ATGCACGATCACGACCACGAAGAATACGACGAGTGCTGCACCGAGATCCCCGAGGCTTCCGTTGGCCAGCCGGTGGTGGACTTTTCCCTGAAAGTCTATGACCCGGCCGAGGGCTTTTTCGGCGAGATGGACATGGAAAAGCTCATGGAAGACGGCAAATGGGTGATCCTGTTCTTCTACCCGGCCGACTTCACCTTCGTGTGCCCCACCGAACTGGCCGATCTGGCCGCCAAGCACGAGGAACTCAAAAAGCTCGGCTTCGAGGTCTTTTCCGTCTCCACCGACACGGAATTCGCCCACTTGGCCTGGCGCAACAGCGAAAAGCTGCTGGAAAACGTCCAGTACAAGATGGCCGCCGACCCCACCGGCAAGGTCTCCCGCTACTTCGGCGTCTATGACGAAGAATCGGGACTGGCCCTTCGCGGCACGTTCATCATCAACCCCGACGGTGTGCTGGTCTCCAAGGAGATCAACTTCTACAACGTCGGCCGCAACGCCGACGAGCTGCTGCGCAAGTGCCAGGCCAACGTCTACCTGCGCGAGCACCCGGCCGAGGCCTGCCCGGCCAAGTGGACCCCCGGCGACAAGACGCTGACCCCGTCCGAACAGCTCGTGGGCAAGGTCTACGAGGCCCTGTCCTAG
- a CDS encoding LysR family transcriptional regulator, with product MELRNLKAFVEVVRQGGFSRAARTLFSTQSTVSKAVGQLEAECGEALLERLGTGVRLTAAGELVYARALAMLAESEHLAAELADLRGLLSGRLRLGLPIFGSARLFAPLFAEYRSRWPNVEIELMEQGSARLEEALLAGEVELGVSLLPIGEAFSWQPVRDDPMMAVLAADHPLRGRERLRLAELAHDPFILFEQGFALNTRIEHACSLRGFAPRLAARSGQLDFIIALVAAGLGVALLPRLLTEGRNLEPLGVVLVDETDLRWRAALSWRKGARLSPAARAWLALAREKLP from the coding sequence ATGGAACTGCGCAATCTGAAAGCCTTTGTGGAAGTGGTGCGCCAGGGCGGGTTTTCCAGGGCGGCCCGGACGCTTTTCTCCACCCAGTCCACGGTGAGCAAGGCGGTGGGGCAGCTGGAGGCCGAGTGCGGCGAGGCGCTTTTGGAGCGGCTGGGGACCGGCGTGCGTCTGACGGCGGCCGGGGAGCTGGTTTACGCTCGGGCCTTGGCCATGCTGGCCGAGAGCGAGCATCTGGCGGCCGAACTGGCCGATTTGCGCGGGCTTTTATCGGGCCGGCTGCGCCTGGGACTGCCGATTTTCGGCAGCGCCCGGCTTTTCGCGCCGCTTTTCGCCGAGTATCGCAGCCGCTGGCCCAATGTGGAGATCGAGCTCATGGAGCAGGGCAGCGCCCGGCTGGAGGAGGCGCTTTTAGCCGGCGAGGTGGAGCTTGGCGTGTCGCTTCTGCCCATTGGCGAGGCCTTTTCCTGGCAGCCGGTGCGCGACGATCCCATGATGGCCGTGCTGGCCGCCGACCATCCCCTGCGCGGCCGGGAGCGCCTGCGGCTGGCGGAATTGGCGCACGACCCGTTTATCCTTTTTGAGCAGGGGTTCGCCCTCAATACGCGCATCGAGCACGCTTGTTCCCTGCGGGGCTTTGCGCCGCGCCTGGCGGCCCGCAGCGGCCAGCTGGATTTCATCATTGCCCTGGTGGCGGCCGGTCTTGGGGTGGCCTTGCTGCCGCGCCTGTTGACCGAAGGGCGCAATCTGGAGCCGCTGGGCGTGGTGCTGGTGGACGAGACCGATCTGCGCTGGCGGGCGGCGTTGTCCTGGCGCAAGGGCGCGCGGTTGTCGCCGGCGGCCCGGGCCTGGCTGGCCCTGGCCCGGGAAAAGCTGCCGTGA
- a CDS encoding CidA/LrgA family protein has translation MTLETTTMKKGLRSLVETTAQGLALIGLWWICDAAVRAAGLPIPGGVAGMAVLLALLASGALPVGCLRLGAKGLLNHMLLFFVPAAVVLRDHAELLGSTGLKVLAVIVVGILSVMAGTALAVELHIRLRSRHVR, from the coding sequence ATGACACTGGAAACAACAACAATGAAAAAAGGCCTGCGAAGCCTCGTCGAGACCACGGCCCAAGGGCTCGCCCTGATCGGCCTGTGGTGGATCTGCGACGCGGCCGTGCGCGCGGCCGGGCTGCCCATCCCGGGCGGCGTGGCCGGCATGGCCGTGTTGCTGGCGCTTCTGGCCTCCGGCGCGCTGCCCGTGGGCTGCCTGCGCCTGGGAGCCAAAGGACTTTTAAACCATATGCTGCTCTTTTTCGTCCCGGCGGCGGTGGTGCTGCGGGACCATGCCGAACTGCTGGGGTCCACGGGACTCAAGGTCCTGGCCGTCATCGTCGTCGGCATCCTCTCGGTGATGGCCGGCACGGCCCTGGCCGTGGAACTGCACATCCGCCTGAGGTCGCGCCATGTCCGCTAA
- a CDS encoding LrgB family protein codes for MSANHSALFWLAATLAAYVVSRVARHYVRAWWTSPLLLTCVLCLGLTIGLHAGYSEYMRGGQWLLLLLGPATVAFAVPIYEHRALIKRHWPTLGVGVAVGCGLAFGGGWLLSGLLGLSQEMRLSLLPRSFTTPFAMDFAREVGGAPDLAAVCVIATGILGASLGGMLLKVLPLRTALARGAMLGMGAHGAGVARALEAGEEEGAIAGLVMILAGVTCALIGPAISLLES; via the coding sequence ATGTCCGCTAACCATTCCGCCCTGTTCTGGCTGGCGGCCACCCTGGCCGCCTATGTCGTCTCGCGTGTCGCCCGGCACTACGTGCGCGCCTGGTGGACCTCGCCGCTGCTTTTAACCTGCGTGCTGTGCCTGGGGCTGACCATCGGCCTGCACGCCGGCTACAGCGAATACATGCGCGGCGGCCAGTGGCTGCTGCTGCTGCTCGGCCCGGCCACCGTCGCCTTTGCCGTGCCCATCTACGAACACCGCGCACTCATCAAACGCCACTGGCCGACCCTGGGCGTGGGCGTCGCGGTAGGCTGCGGCCTGGCTTTCGGCGGCGGCTGGCTGCTCTCGGGGCTGCTTGGACTGTCCCAGGAAATGCGCCTGTCGCTTCTGCCCCGGTCGTTCACCACGCCCTTTGCCATGGACTTTGCCCGGGAAGTGGGCGGCGCGCCGGACCTGGCCGCCGTGTGCGTCATCGCCACCGGCATCCTGGGCGCGTCCCTGGGCGGCATGCTGCTCAAGGTGCTGCCCCTGCGCACCGCCCTGGCCCGCGGAGCCATGCTCGGCATGGGCGCCCACGGGGCCGGCGTGGCCCGGGCCCTGGAAGCCGGCGAAGAAGAAGGGGCCATCGCCGGCCTGGTCATGATCCTCGCCGGCGTCACCTGCGCCCTCATCGGCCCGGCCATTTCGTTGTTGGAATCGTAG
- a CDS encoding GDSL-type esterase/lipase family protein codes for MRIVFVGDSLTVGVGDETYLGWPGRLCAAASAAGLGLTLYNLGVRSETSRHIKNRLGRELPPRLLPRDEARIVLSFGVNDVKIENGRRKVELSESVDNLFEIVSKTSALCPTLMVGPPPVLDDAYRARIEELSDVFAGSCAEMGLPYLDMCRPLCRQSAYLDSLATVGDGYHPGAAGYAAFAARVGEWEAWQGWFV; via the coding sequence ATGCGCATCGTCTTTGTCGGTGATTCGCTGACCGTGGGCGTCGGCGACGAAACCTACCTCGGCTGGCCCGGCCGGCTGTGCGCCGCTGCGTCGGCCGCCGGGTTGGGGCTTACCCTCTACAACCTGGGCGTGCGCTCGGAAACCAGCCGCCACATCAAAAACCGCCTCGGCCGCGAACTGCCGCCGCGCTTGCTCCCCCGCGACGAAGCCCGCATCGTGCTGTCCTTTGGCGTCAACGACGTCAAGATCGAAAACGGCCGGCGCAAGGTCGAACTGTCCGAATCCGTGGACAACCTCTTCGAGATCGTCAGCAAAACCAGCGCCCTGTGCCCGACGCTCATGGTCGGGCCGCCGCCGGTCCTCGACGACGCCTACCGGGCGCGCATCGAGGAACTCTCCGACGTCTTCGCCGGCAGCTGCGCCGAAATGGGGCTGCCCTACCTCGACATGTGCCGGCCGCTGTGCCGGCAGTCCGCCTACCTCGACAGCCTGGCCACCGTGGGCGACGGCTACCACCCCGGCGCGGCCGGCTACGCCGCCTTCGCGGCGCGCGTTGGGGAGTGGGAGGCTTGGCAGGGGTGGTTTGTTTAG
- a CDS encoding pyridoxamine 5'-phosphate oxidase family protein, whose product MRKKEREIKDKAILEQLLMQSRICRLGLFDGQWPYVVPVNMGYEPGRIYFHSSKKGKKMDILRANPNVCFELDADVEIVTGDRPCDWTTYYKSIIGFGTAVILEDEAEKLAGLKVIMRRHGGPTDGFKPEVVPVTAVVRIDIASMTGKANPPHGEWD is encoded by the coding sequence ATGCGCAAGAAGGAACGGGAAATCAAGGACAAGGCGATCCTCGAACAACTGCTCATGCAGTCGCGGATCTGCCGCCTTGGGCTCTTCGACGGTCAATGGCCCTATGTCGTGCCGGTCAACATGGGCTACGAGCCGGGCCGCATCTATTTTCATTCCTCGAAAAAAGGGAAGAAAATGGACATCCTGCGGGCCAATCCCAACGTGTGCTTTGAACTCGACGCCGATGTGGAGATCGTCACCGGAGATCGGCCCTGCGACTGGACCACTTATTATAAGTCCATCATTGGTTTCGGCACGGCCGTGATCCTCGAAGACGAAGCGGAAAAGCTGGCCGGCCTCAAGGTCATCATGCGCCGCCACGGCGGCCCGACCGACGGCTTCAAACCCGAAGTCGTGCCCGTCACGGCCGTGGTGCGCATCGACATCGCGTCCATGACCGGCAAGGCCAACCCGCCCCACGGCGAGTGGGACTGA
- a CDS encoding type 1 glutamine amidotransferase codes for MRLHAFYHVPFEEVGAIGLWAAERGHEVVSTSLYADETPPSPADYDMLVVMGGPMGVYDEKQYPWLAAEKKAIEAGVASGKPVLGVCLGAQLLSVVLGGSVSRNPVPEIGWFKVTMTPEGLAEPVFAGFPESYYAFHWHGDTFAIPPGAVHAASSAACANQAFVYKHKVVGLQYHLETTPMGMQNLIKHCAADVAVPGPTVHHPKQMHAGREVFPAIKALTYQFLDALASA; via the coding sequence ATGCGTCTGCACGCATTTTATCATGTTCCCTTCGAAGAAGTCGGAGCCATCGGCCTGTGGGCCGCCGAACGCGGCCATGAGGTCGTTTCCACCAGCCTGTACGCCGACGAGACGCCGCCGTCGCCCGCCGACTACGACATGCTCGTGGTCATGGGCGGCCCCATGGGCGTATACGACGAAAAGCAGTATCCGTGGCTGGCCGCCGAGAAAAAGGCCATTGAGGCCGGCGTGGCCTCGGGCAAGCCGGTGCTCGGCGTGTGCCTGGGCGCGCAGCTCCTCTCGGTGGTCCTGGGCGGCTCGGTGTCGCGCAATCCGGTCCCGGAAATCGGCTGGTTCAAGGTGACCATGACCCCGGAAGGGCTGGCCGAGCCGGTTTTCGCCGGCTTCCCCGAGTCCTACTACGCCTTCCACTGGCACGGCGACACCTTCGCCATCCCCCCCGGCGCCGTGCACGCGGCCTCCTCGGCCGCTTGCGCCAATCAGGCCTTTGTCTATAAGCACAAGGTCGTGGGGCTGCAATACCATCTGGAAACCACGCCGATGGGGATGCAAAACCTCATCAAACACTGCGCCGCCGATGTGGCGGTTCCCGGACCAACCGTGCACCATCCCAAGCAGATGCACGCCGGACGCGAAGTGTTCCCGGCCATCAAGGCCCTGACCTACCAGTTTCTCGACGCCCTGGCTTCGGCCTGA
- a CDS encoding O-acetylhomoserine aminocarboxypropyltransferase/cysteine synthase family protein → MADNTWHAQTLALHAGHAPDADTLSRAVPIHQTTSYLFRDPEHAANLFALKEGGYIYTRLGNPTTDVLERRLAALHGASACVCTASGMAAIFYAIAAITKAGQNIVSGLNLYGGTHTLFEHTLKRFGIEVRFVDSSDPANFAAAIDDNTRLVYTETIGNPRCNVDDLPAIAKMAHDHGLPFVVDNTVAAPPILNPFELGADIAVYSLTKIIGGHGTAIGGAIVEGGNFDWSVGGKFPEITAPDPTYHGANFWEMLCSLEGGTPCSAFCTKVRTGLMRDIGATPSPFNSFLIIQGLETLPLRAKAHCANAQKVAEFLEAHPAVTWVNYAGLASHKDHARAKALFPIGPGAVFGFGVKGGLEAGRKFIASVKLCSHLANILDAKTLVIHPASTTHSQLTPAEQLEAGVTPDMVRISVGIEDVEDIIADLDQALTAASA, encoded by the coding sequence ATGGCCGACAACACCTGGCACGCCCAAACCCTGGCCCTGCACGCCGGGCATGCCCCGGACGCCGACACCCTGTCCCGGGCCGTGCCCATCCACCAAACCACGAGCTATCTGTTCCGGGATCCCGAACACGCCGCCAACCTCTTTGCCCTGAAAGAAGGCGGCTACATCTACACGCGCCTGGGCAACCCCACCACCGACGTGCTGGAACGCCGGCTGGCCGCCCTGCACGGGGCCAGCGCCTGCGTGTGCACCGCCTCGGGCATGGCCGCCATTTTCTACGCCATCGCCGCCATCACCAAGGCCGGCCAGAACATCGTTTCGGGACTCAACCTCTACGGCGGCACGCACACCCTTTTCGAGCACACCCTCAAGCGTTTCGGCATCGAGGTGCGTTTCGTCGATTCCTCCGACCCGGCCAACTTCGCCGCCGCCATCGACGACAACACGCGCCTAGTTTACACCGAGACCATCGGCAACCCGCGCTGCAACGTCGACGACCTGCCGGCCATCGCCAAGATGGCCCATGACCACGGCCTGCCCTTCGTGGTGGACAACACCGTGGCCGCGCCGCCCATATTGAACCCCTTCGAGCTTGGGGCGGACATCGCGGTCTATTCGCTCACCAAGATCATCGGCGGCCACGGCACGGCCATCGGCGGGGCCATTGTCGAGGGCGGCAACTTCGACTGGTCCGTCGGCGGCAAGTTCCCGGAGATCACCGCCCCGGACCCGACCTACCACGGGGCCAATTTCTGGGAGATGCTGTGCTCGCTGGAAGGCGGCACGCCCTGCTCGGCCTTTTGCACCAAGGTGCGCACGGGCCTTATGCGCGACATCGGGGCCACGCCTTCGCCGTTCAACAGCTTCCTCATCATCCAGGGGCTGGAGACGTTGCCGCTGCGGGCCAAGGCCCATTGCGCCAACGCCCAGAAGGTGGCGGAATTCCTGGAAGCCCATCCGGCCGTCACTTGGGTCAACTACGCCGGCCTAGCCAGCCACAAGGACCATGCCCGGGCCAAGGCGCTCTTCCCCATCGGCCCCGGCGCGGTCTTCGGCTTCGGCGTCAAGGGAGGCCTGGAAGCCGGACGCAAATTCATCGCCTCGGTGAAGCTGTGCTCGCACCTGGCCAACATCCTGGACGCCAAGACCTTGGTCATCCATCCGGCCAGCACCACGCATTCCCAGCTCACCCCGGCCGAACAGCTCGAAGCCGGCGTTACCCCGGACATGGTGCGGATATCGGTCGGCATCGAGGATGTGGAAGATATTATCGCCGATCTGGATCAGGCGCTGACGGCTGCCAGCGCATAG
- a CDS encoding molybdopterin-containing oxidoreductase family protein produces the protein MPTNHPGICRGCHGGCAAWVTVDGGRVVRVRPRAGSPFNLGRMCVKGLSAPAMMAHPDRLTVPLKRVGERGQGCFEPVSWDEVMAAIAGRLDAFRRESGPHSVALGQGTGRPHYFHVIRFANSFGTPNWYEPGLANCFIPRITVSNLTYGGFVVGDYYGDTPPRTILFWGHNPLVSGPDGELAFPVKKALAAGARGIAVDPRRSETARRCDLWLPIRPGTDAALALGMARAIIEEGWYDREFVAAHTLGFDELWAAVAHCTPAWTEERTGVPAALMLEAARRYALDKPSILDWGVSLEQNPNCLQTVRAVAVLRGLTGNLDIPGGDVFGTELIGAYPVLRQALPAEAQALRLGAERFKLLGGFRAFMPSAHIPTLFRAMLTGQPYPVRALLLFGNNPLATVADSRMVLESLKALELLVVADHFLTPTAALADYVLPAAMWPEMDGVIELPLVAPRAVFAHRQLVQTGQCRQIEAMLDDLAVRLGLPGAGEPLHDIFDARLRPAGVSFAELAGGGMVMPPPTYRRFAEKGFRTPTRKVELFSKGLARLGYDPLPSYAPPPESPEASPETACDYPLILTTGARRSEYFHSDGRQIAHLRARRPDPLAELGPATAAARGIADGDWVRVKSPRGQVRMRARVTPDIMEGVASLDHGWWFPERGPGNFGELESAANVLTSAGPPYDPAFGSYQLRGLLCEVEKE, from the coding sequence ATGCCCACTAACCACCCCGGCATCTGCCGGGGCTGCCATGGCGGCTGCGCGGCTTGGGTGACGGTGGACGGCGGGAGGGTTGTCCGGGTGCGGCCCAGGGCTGGTTCGCCGTTTAATTTGGGCCGCATGTGCGTCAAGGGGCTGTCCGCGCCGGCCATGATGGCTCATCCCGACCGGCTGACCGTGCCGCTGAAGCGTGTGGGCGAGCGCGGGCAGGGCTGTTTCGAGCCGGTCTCCTGGGACGAGGTGATGGCGGCCATTGCCGGGCGGCTCGACGCGTTTCGTCGGGAGTCCGGCCCCCACAGCGTGGCCCTGGGGCAGGGCACGGGCCGGCCGCACTATTTCCACGTCATCCGTTTCGCCAACAGCTTCGGCACGCCCAACTGGTACGAGCCGGGGCTGGCCAACTGCTTCATTCCGCGCATCACGGTCTCCAATCTCACCTACGGCGGCTTCGTGGTCGGGGATTACTATGGCGACACGCCGCCGCGCACGATCCTTTTTTGGGGCCACAATCCGCTGGTTTCGGGGCCGGACGGCGAACTGGCTTTTCCGGTCAAAAAGGCCCTGGCCGCCGGGGCGCGCGGCATCGCCGTGGACCCCAGGCGCAGCGAAACGGCCCGGCGCTGCGACCTGTGGCTGCCCATCCGCCCGGGAACCGACGCGGCGCTGGCGCTCGGCATGGCCCGGGCCATCATCGAGGAAGGCTGGTACGACCGGGAGTTCGTCGCCGCCCATACCTTGGGCTTTGACGAACTGTGGGCGGCGGTGGCCCATTGCACGCCGGCTTGGACCGAGGAACGCACCGGCGTGCCGGCGGCGCTGATGCTGGAGGCGGCCCGGCGCTACGCCCTGGACAAGCCCTCCATTCTTGATTGGGGCGTGTCCCTGGAGCAGAACCCCAACTGCCTGCAGACCGTGCGGGCCGTGGCCGTGCTGCGGGGGCTGACCGGCAATCTCGACATTCCGGGCGGCGACGTGTTCGGGACCGAGCTCATCGGGGCCTATCCCGTGCTGCGACAGGCGCTTCCCGCCGAGGCCCAGGCGCTGCGGCTGGGGGCCGAGCGCTTCAAACTTTTGGGCGGCTTCCGCGCGTTCATGCCTTCGGCCCATATCCCCACGCTTTTTAGGGCCATGCTCACGGGGCAGCCTTACCCGGTTCGGGCGCTGCTGCTTTTCGGCAACAATCCCCTGGCCACGGTGGCCGACTCCCGGATGGTGCTGGAAAGCCTCAAGGCCCTGGAGCTCTTGGTCGTGGCCGACCATTTCCTGACGCCCACGGCCGCCCTGGCCGATTACGTGCTGCCGGCGGCCATGTGGCCCGAGATGGACGGCGTCATCGAACTGCCGCTGGTGGCCCCGCGTGCGGTGTTCGCCCACCGCCAGCTGGTTCAAACCGGCCAGTGCCGCCAGATCGAAGCCATGCTGGACGATCTGGCCGTCCGGCTGGGCCTGCCCGGGGCCGGCGAGCCGCTCCACGACATCTTCGACGCCCGGCTGCGGCCGGCCGGGGTGAGTTTCGCCGAGCTGGCCGGCGGCGGCATGGTCATGCCGCCGCCGACTTACCGCCGCTTTGCCGAAAAAGGCTTTCGCACGCCCACGCGCAAGGTGGAGCTTTTTTCCAAGGGGTTGGCACGGTTGGGCTACGATCCGCTGCCGAGCTACGCGCCGCCGCCGGAAAGCCCGGAAGCCTCGCCCGAGACGGCTTGCGACTATCCGCTGATCCTGACCACCGGGGCGCGGCGCAGCGAGTATTTCCACAGCGACGGCCGCCAGATCGCGCATCTACGCGCCCGGCGTCCCGATCCCCTGGCCGAGCTTGGGCCGGCCACGGCGGCGGCGCGCGGCATTGCTGACGGCGACTGGGTGCGGGTGAAAAGCCCGCGCGGGCAGGTCCGCATGCGGGCGCGGGTGACGCCGGACATCATGGAGGGCGTGGCGAGCCTGGACCACGGCTGGTGGTTCCCGGAACGCGGCCCGGGCAACTTCGGCGAACTGGAGTCCGCCGCCAACGTGCTGACGAGCGCCGGCCCGCCCTACGACCCGGCCTTCGGCTCGTACCAGCTGCGGGGGCTGTTATGTGAGGTGGAGAAGGAGTAG
- a CDS encoding DUF1772 domain-containing protein has product MEFGAIALALMAAFTGAALYINLVEHPARRGLLDGEMLAQWQASYPRAYRMQASLAVGGFFFGLLAAYWAGKALFVTGALFSIANWVVTYRFIMPVNRQLTAADPDTADAATRALLEKWNLLHAIRTGLGLFAVICFFAAL; this is encoded by the coding sequence ATGGAATTTGGCGCTATCGCTCTGGCGCTCATGGCCGCGTTTACCGGCGCGGCCCTGTACATCAACCTTGTGGAACACCCGGCCCGGCGCGGGCTGCTGGACGGCGAGATGCTGGCCCAGTGGCAGGCGAGCTATCCGCGCGCCTACCGTATGCAGGCCAGTCTGGCCGTGGGCGGTTTTTTCTTTGGCCTGCTGGCCGCCTACTGGGCCGGCAAGGCGCTTTTCGTCACGGGGGCGCTTTTTTCCATCGCCAACTGGGTCGTCACCTACCGCTTCATCATGCCGGTCAACCGGCAGCTGACGGCCGCCGACCCGGACACGGCCGACGCCGCCACCCGGGCGCTTTTGGAGAAGTGGAACCTGCTCCACGCCATCCGCACCGGCCTGGGCCTTTTTGCGGTGATCTGCTTTTTCGCGGCCCTCTGA
- a CDS encoding DegT/DnrJ/EryC1/StrS family aminotransferase, whose amino-acid sequence MAVNVWGYLEEYREEKAEIMAAVEEVLASGKLILGPNVAAFEQEFAAYCGAAHGVGVDNGTNAVMLALLAVGLQPGDEVLTVSNTAVPTVSAIASAGGVPRFVDIDPATYLMDAALLETAVTPRTRAIVAVHLFGQCVDMEAVAAVAERHGLLVVEDCAQSHGAARHGRICGALADAAAFSFYPTKILGTYGDGGMVLTDRDDVAAKLKKLRFYGMEKTYYALEHGFNSRLDEVHAAILRGKLKHLPAYIARRRQLAARYDAALAGTSLTLPVTAPGNDHAYYLYVARHPKRDAVLAGLRAREVNLNISYPWPIHTMTGYAHLGYKEGDLPHTERAAREIFSLPMYPSLTDAEQDFAIAALIDTLAEVDGQTR is encoded by the coding sequence ATGGCGGTTAATGTTTGGGGCTATTTGGAAGAGTATCGGGAAGAAAAGGCCGAGATCATGGCGGCGGTGGAAGAGGTGCTGGCTTCGGGCAAGCTCATCCTCGGCCCCAATGTCGCGGCTTTCGAACAGGAGTTCGCCGCCTACTGCGGCGCGGCCCACGGCGTGGGCGTGGACAACGGCACCAATGCCGTCATGCTGGCTTTGCTGGCCGTGGGGCTTCAGCCGGGCGACGAGGTGCTGACCGTCTCCAACACCGCCGTGCCCACGGTCTCGGCCATCGCCAGCGCCGGCGGCGTGCCACGCTTCGTCGACATCGACCCGGCCACCTACCTCATGGACGCGGCGCTGCTGGAAACGGCCGTGACGCCGCGCACCCGGGCCATCGTGGCGGTGCATCTTTTTGGCCAGTGCGTGGACATGGAGGCCGTGGCCGCCGTGGCCGAGCGCCACGGGCTGTTGGTGGTCGAGGACTGCGCCCAGTCCCACGGCGCGGCCCGGCATGGCCGGATCTGCGGCGCTCTGGCCGACGCGGCCGCCTTTTCCTTTTATCCCACCAAGATTCTGGGGACCTACGGCGACGGCGGCATGGTGCTGACCGACCGCGACGACGTGGCGGCCAAGCTCAAAAAGCTGCGCTTCTACGGCATGGAAAAGACCTATTACGCCCTGGAGCACGGGTTCAACAGCCGGCTGGACGAGGTCCACGCCGCCATCCTGCGCGGCAAGCTCAAGCATCTGCCGGCCTACATCGCCCGCCGCCGGCAGTTGGCCGCCCGCTACGACGCCGCCCTGGCCGGCACGTCCCTGACCCTGCCGGTGACCGCCCCGGGCAACGACCACGCCTATTATCTCTACGTCGCCCGCCACCCCAAGCGCGACGCCGTCCTGGCTGGCCTGAGGGCCCGCGAGGTCAACCTCAACATCAGCTACCCCTGGCCCATCCACACCATGACGGGCTACGCGCATCTGGGCTACAAGGAAGGCGACCTGCCCCACACCGAGCGAGCGGCCAGGGAGATATTCTCCCTGCCCATGTATCCGTCGCTCACCGACGCCGAGCAGGATTTTGCCATCGCCGCGCTTATCGACACCCTGGCCGAGGTGGACGGCCAAACGAGGTAA